A region from the Anomalospiza imberbis isolate Cuckoo-Finch-1a 21T00152 chromosome 23, ASM3175350v1, whole genome shotgun sequence genome encodes:
- the VWA1 gene encoding von Willebrand factor A domain-containing protein 1 isoform X1: protein MLAKVVLSLFLWLRFAAGQDTPEPGAQPSISSAEGDLLFLLDSSASVSHYEFSKVKEFMWDLLHPFTFGPRDVQTSIIHISTMPTMEFPFDQYLTSGTVRKAIRDTRQLMGDTNTGKALSYAKEKLFSGEAGARPDVPKVLVWVTDGFSTDDISEPMQLLKDMGVTVFIVSTGRGNFLELSAAASQPSDKHLHFVDVDDLPIITKELRDGILDVIQANRLHATDVTSSSFRLVWPKLLSQETGYYSLEYGPRAAPARRSTQQVSGAHSSLVLSGLAPETTYEVALIPESNVHYFPPQTTRVTTLAEEISPVQVLISESGPRSFHVSWAPVLDSVASYQVLYGPLPGNSVKVLQVDGRHNSTVVEHLAPNTTYLVTVTAIYRSGKEKSLSAKACTQEEGSRVRHLRFEDVGPNSVRASWDSAEGAVLGYRVRCRRQSGRSSVLSVSPQVHSVLLNDLPSGTRGKVCVQPVYSSQPGKRLCRTVHRQPATEAQGYRHREHDRLQ from the exons ATGTTGGCCAAGGTGGtgctttccctttttctgtggCTGCGGTTTGCTGCGGGACAggacacacctgagccag gtgcccagcCATCCATCTCCAGCGCAGAGGGGGacctcctcttcctgctggaCAGCTCTGCCAGCGTCTCCCACTATGAGTTCTCCAAAGTCAAGGAATTCATGTGGGACCTTTTGCACCCTTTCACCTTTGGCCCTAGGGACGTCCAGACCAGCATCATCCACATCAGCACCATGCCCACCATGGAGTTCCCGTTTGACCAGTACCTGACCAGTGGCACGGTGAGAAAAGCCATCAGGGACACGCGGCAGCTGATGGGTGACACCAACACGGGCAAAGCGCTGTCCTATGCCAAGGAAAAGCTCTTTAGTGGGGAGGCTGGGGCCCGGCCAGACGTGCCCAAGGTGCTGGTGTGGGTGACAGATGGCTTCTCCACGGACGACATCTCCGAGCCCatgcagctgctgaaggacaTGGGGGTGACCGTGTTCATCGTCAGCACCGGCCGCGGCAACTTCCTGGAGCTCTCGGCCGCCGCCAGCCAGCCCTCGGACAAGCACCTGCACTTTGTGGACGTGGATGACCTGCCCATCATCACCAAGGAGCTCAGGGATGGCATCCTAG ATGTCATCCAAGCCAACCGGCTCCACGCCACAGACGTCACCTCCAGCAGCTTCCGCCTGGTGTGGCCCAAGCTCCTCTCCCAGGAAACTGGCTACTACAGCCTGGAGTATGGCccaagagctgctccagcacggAGGAGCACACAGCAGGTGTCCGGGGCTCACAGCAGCCTCGTGCTCAGCGGCCTCGCACCAGAAACCACCTACGAGGTGGCTCTGATCCCTGAATCCAACGTGCACTACTTCCCCCCCCAGACCACCAGGGTCACGACACTGGCAG AGGAAATCAGCCCAGTTCAGGTTCTCATCTCGGAGTCTGGGCCTCGCAGCTTCCACGTCAGCTGGGCTCCTGTGCTGGACAGCGTGGCCAGCTACCAGGTCCTTTATGGGCCACTCCCAGGGAACTCAGTCAAGGTGCTGCAGGTGGATGGGAGGCACAACAGCACCGTGGTGGAGCACCTGGCACCCAACACCACCTACCTGGTGACAGTGACTGCAATCTATAGATCTGGCAAGGAGAAATCCCTGTCAGCCAAGGCCTGCACCCAGGAAG AAGGCTCCAGGGTGAGGCACCTCCGCTTCGAGGACGTGGGTCCCAACAGCGTGAGAGCCTCCTGGGACTCTGCCGAGGGCGCCGTGCTGGGTTACCGGGTGCGCTGCCGGCGGCAGAGCGGCCGCTCCTCCGTGCTCAGCGTGTCCCCGCAG GTGCACAGTGTGCTGCTCAACGACCTGCCCTCGGGCACCAGGGGCAAGGTGTGTGTGCAGCCTGTGTACAGCAGCCAGCCTGGCAAGAGGCTCTGCCGCACCGTGCACAGGCAGCCAG CTACAGAGGCCCAAGGATACAGGCACAGAGAGCATGACAGACTGCAGTGA
- the VWA1 gene encoding von Willebrand factor A domain-containing protein 1 isoform X2, whose amino-acid sequence MLAKVVLSLFLWLRFAAGQDTPEPGAQPSISSAEGDLLFLLDSSASVSHYEFSKVKEFMWDLLHPFTFGPRDVQTSIIHISTMPTMEFPFDQYLTSGTVRKAIRDTRQLMGDTNTGKALSYAKEKLFSGEAGARPDVPKVLVWVTDGFSTDDISEPMQLLKDMGVTVFIVSTGRGNFLELSAAASQPSDKHLHFVDVDDLPIITKELRDGILDVIQANRLHATDVTSSSFRLVWPKLLSQETGYYSLEYGPRAAPARRSTQQVSGAHSSLVLSGLAPETTYEVALIPESNVHYFPPQTTRVTTLAEEISPVQVLISESGPRSFHVSWAPVLDSVASYQVLYGPLPGNSVKVLQVDGRHNSTVVEHLAPNTTYLVTVTAIYRSGKEKSLSAKACTQEGAQCAAQRPALGHQGQGVCAACVQQPAWQEALPHRAQAASYRGPRIQAQRA is encoded by the exons ATGTTGGCCAAGGTGGtgctttccctttttctgtggCTGCGGTTTGCTGCGGGACAggacacacctgagccag gtgcccagcCATCCATCTCCAGCGCAGAGGGGGacctcctcttcctgctggaCAGCTCTGCCAGCGTCTCCCACTATGAGTTCTCCAAAGTCAAGGAATTCATGTGGGACCTTTTGCACCCTTTCACCTTTGGCCCTAGGGACGTCCAGACCAGCATCATCCACATCAGCACCATGCCCACCATGGAGTTCCCGTTTGACCAGTACCTGACCAGTGGCACGGTGAGAAAAGCCATCAGGGACACGCGGCAGCTGATGGGTGACACCAACACGGGCAAAGCGCTGTCCTATGCCAAGGAAAAGCTCTTTAGTGGGGAGGCTGGGGCCCGGCCAGACGTGCCCAAGGTGCTGGTGTGGGTGACAGATGGCTTCTCCACGGACGACATCTCCGAGCCCatgcagctgctgaaggacaTGGGGGTGACCGTGTTCATCGTCAGCACCGGCCGCGGCAACTTCCTGGAGCTCTCGGCCGCCGCCAGCCAGCCCTCGGACAAGCACCTGCACTTTGTGGACGTGGATGACCTGCCCATCATCACCAAGGAGCTCAGGGATGGCATCCTAG ATGTCATCCAAGCCAACCGGCTCCACGCCACAGACGTCACCTCCAGCAGCTTCCGCCTGGTGTGGCCCAAGCTCCTCTCCCAGGAAACTGGCTACTACAGCCTGGAGTATGGCccaagagctgctccagcacggAGGAGCACACAGCAGGTGTCCGGGGCTCACAGCAGCCTCGTGCTCAGCGGCCTCGCACCAGAAACCACCTACGAGGTGGCTCTGATCCCTGAATCCAACGTGCACTACTTCCCCCCCCAGACCACCAGGGTCACGACACTGGCAG AGGAAATCAGCCCAGTTCAGGTTCTCATCTCGGAGTCTGGGCCTCGCAGCTTCCACGTCAGCTGGGCTCCTGTGCTGGACAGCGTGGCCAGCTACCAGGTCCTTTATGGGCCACTCCCAGGGAACTCAGTCAAGGTGCTGCAGGTGGATGGGAGGCACAACAGCACCGTGGTGGAGCACCTGGCACCCAACACCACCTACCTGGTGACAGTGACTGCAATCTATAGATCTGGCAAGGAGAAATCCCTGTCAGCCAAGGCCTGCACCCAGGAAG GTGCACAGTGTGCTGCTCAACGACCTGCCCTCGGGCACCAGGGGCAAGGTGTGTGTGCAGCCTGTGTACAGCAGCCAGCCTGGCAAGAGGCTCTGCCGCACCGTGCACAGGCAGCCAG CTACAGAGGCCCAAGGATACAGGCACAGAGAGCATGA